The following coding sequences lie in one Nycticebus coucang isolate mNycCou1 chromosome 18, mNycCou1.pri, whole genome shotgun sequence genomic window:
- the PRR29 gene encoding proline-rich protein 29 isoform X1 has product MCPAHACEEISASWRRQGNREPPAMASGANGSWGRSPPQSASPTPWVTVLQSPAWAVPPAPPQPGRVKEGETLESASLPPSASPLHKSAPAGLGIEGETWVPGKGGRGEGSPGVRWQNPRPVDLLELMLLQNAQMHQLLLSRLVAGALNFWPVPPSPQVRGGGAPGESPLWRSRGGETHGVPPRLRGLGNRGAKKAATPFWQGLIGLYYMCIRP; this is encoded by the exons ATGTGCCCCGCGCATGCGTGCGAAGAGATCTCCGCGTCGTGGCGTCGCCAAGGTAACCGTGAACCGCCGGCCATGGCCTCCGGGGCGAACGGGAGCTGGGGTCGCTCCCCACCACAGAGTGCCTCCCCGACG CCCTGGGTGACCGTCCTGCAGTCCCCGGCGTGGGCCGTCCCTCCTGCGCCCCCGCAGCCGGGCCGCGTGAAGGAAGGTGAGACTCTGGAGTCAGCCTCGCTGCCCCCCTCGGCGTCCCCGCTGCACAAATCCGCGCCTGCGGGGCTGGGTATCGAGGGAGAGACCTGGGTACCCGGCAAGggtggcagaggggaggggagccccGGCGTGCGCTGGCAGAACCCGCGTCCCGTAGACCTGCTGGAGCTGATGCTGCTGCAGAACGCGCAGATGCACCAGCTGCTGCTGAGCCGCCTGGTGGCAGGGGCACTGAACTTCTGGCCTGTCCCGCCCAGCCCACAGGTGCGTGGGGGTGGAGCCCCCGGGGAATCGCCCCTCTGGAGGTCCAGGGGTGGAGAAACACATGGGGTCCCTCCTCGATTAAGAGGACTGGGGAACAGAGGAGCAAAGAAGGCCGCCACACCTTTCTGGCAGGGATTGATAGGCCTCTATTACATGTGTATCAGGCCCTGA
- the PRR29 gene encoding proline-rich protein 29 isoform X2, whose amino-acid sequence MCPAHACEEISASWRRQGNREPPAMASGANGSWGRSPPQSASPTPWVTVLQSPAWAVPPAPPQPGRVKEGETLESASLPPSASPLHKSAPAGLGIEGETWVPGKGGRGEGSPGVRWQNPRPVDLLELMLLQNAQMHQLLLSRLVAGALNFWPVPPSPQEDSLHRIHHWTSGPRTAGPTGPGRSLSA is encoded by the exons ATGTGCCCCGCGCATGCGTGCGAAGAGATCTCCGCGTCGTGGCGTCGCCAAGGTAACCGTGAACCGCCGGCCATGGCCTCCGGGGCGAACGGGAGCTGGGGTCGCTCCCCACCACAGAGTGCCTCCCCGACG CCCTGGGTGACCGTCCTGCAGTCCCCGGCGTGGGCCGTCCCTCCTGCGCCCCCGCAGCCGGGCCGCGTGAAGGAAGGTGAGACTCTGGAGTCAGCCTCGCTGCCCCCCTCGGCGTCCCCGCTGCACAAATCCGCGCCTGCGGGGCTGGGTATCGAGGGAGAGACCTGGGTACCCGGCAAGggtggcagaggggaggggagccccGGCGTGCGCTGGCAGAACCCGCGTCCCGTAGACCTGCTGGAGCTGATGCTGCTGCAGAACGCGCAGATGCACCAGCTGCTGCTGAGCCGCCTGGTGGCAGGGGCACTGAACTTCTGGCCTGTCCCGCCCAGCCCACAG GAGGATTCCCTGCATCGCATACACCACTGGACTTCAGGCCCCAGGACTGCAGGCCCTACTGGACCTGGTAGATCATTAAGTGCCTGA
- the PRR29 gene encoding proline-rich protein 29 isoform X3, whose protein sequence is MCPAHACEEISASWRRQGNREPPAMASGANGSWGRSPPQSASPTPWVTVLQSPAWAVPPAPPQPGRVKEDLLELMLLQNAQMHQLLLSRLVAGALNFWPVPPSPQVRGGGAPGESPLWRSRGGETHGVPPRLRGLGNRGAKKAATPFWQGLIGLYYMCIRP, encoded by the exons ATGTGCCCCGCGCATGCGTGCGAAGAGATCTCCGCGTCGTGGCGTCGCCAAGGTAACCGTGAACCGCCGGCCATGGCCTCCGGGGCGAACGGGAGCTGGGGTCGCTCCCCACCACAGAGTGCCTCCCCGACG CCCTGGGTGACCGTCCTGCAGTCCCCGGCGTGGGCCGTCCCTCCTGCGCCCCCGCAGCCGGGCCGCGTGAAGGAAG ACCTGCTGGAGCTGATGCTGCTGCAGAACGCGCAGATGCACCAGCTGCTGCTGAGCCGCCTGGTGGCAGGGGCACTGAACTTCTGGCCTGTCCCGCCCAGCCCACAGGTGCGTGGGGGTGGAGCCCCCGGGGAATCGCCCCTCTGGAGGTCCAGGGGTGGAGAAACACATGGGGTCCCTCCTCGATTAAGAGGACTGGGGAACAGAGGAGCAAAGAAGGCCGCCACACCTTTCTGGCAGGGATTGATAGGCCTCTATTACATGTGTATCAGGCCCTGA
- the PRR29 gene encoding proline-rich protein 29 isoform X4, with protein MCPAHACEEISASWRRQGNREPPAMASGANGSWGRSPPQSASPTPWVTVLQSPAWAVPPAPPQPGRVKEDLLELMLLQNAQMHQLLLSRLVAGALNFWPVPPSPQEDSLHRIHHWTSGPRTAGPTGPGRSLSA; from the exons ATGTGCCCCGCGCATGCGTGCGAAGAGATCTCCGCGTCGTGGCGTCGCCAAGGTAACCGTGAACCGCCGGCCATGGCCTCCGGGGCGAACGGGAGCTGGGGTCGCTCCCCACCACAGAGTGCCTCCCCGACG CCCTGGGTGACCGTCCTGCAGTCCCCGGCGTGGGCCGTCCCTCCTGCGCCCCCGCAGCCGGGCCGCGTGAAGGAAG ACCTGCTGGAGCTGATGCTGCTGCAGAACGCGCAGATGCACCAGCTGCTGCTGAGCCGCCTGGTGGCAGGGGCACTGAACTTCTGGCCTGTCCCGCCCAGCCCACAG GAGGATTCCCTGCATCGCATACACCACTGGACTTCAGGCCCCAGGACTGCAGGCCCTACTGGACCTGGTAGATCATTAAGTGCCTGA